The Lycium barbarum isolate Lr01 chromosome 12, ASM1917538v2, whole genome shotgun sequence genome includes a region encoding these proteins:
- the LOC132622957 gene encoding uncharacterized protein LOC132622957 isoform X1: MESKESRREELSSAGAVLVGALAPGVNAPTWNTLKIAFLMLVLCLAVMLGLAFSSSDFSLTLHVAFLFLITGTLFILLSSLLNPNYLMLSQLIKENRREACASLIIFLMLAV; this comes from the exons ATGGAATCGAAAGAATCAAGAAGAGAAGAATTATCATCAGCAGGAGCAGTTCTTGTTGGAGCTTTGGCTCCAGGAGTCAAC GCTCCTACTTGGAATACACTAAAGATTGCATTTTTAATGCTGGTCTTGTGTCTTGCTGTTATGTTGGGCTTGGCTTTTTCCTCAAGTGACTTTTCGTTGACTCTCCATGTTGCTTTCCTCTTTTTAATAACTGGAACCCTCTTCATACTCCTTAGCAG TTTGCTGAATCCAAATTATCTCATGCTCTCACAACTCATCAAAGAAAATCGTCGTGAAGCTTGTGCTAGCCTTATAATCTTTCTCATGCTAGCAGTCTGA
- the LOC132622957 gene encoding uncharacterized protein LOC132622957 isoform X2: MESKESRREELSSAGAVLVGALAPGVNAPTWNTLKIAFLMLVLCLAVMLGLAFSSSDFSLTLHVAFLFLITGTLFILLSRFLAETGFVSVEHQMEEIGLATRDEDTSKKTS; encoded by the exons ATGGAATCGAAAGAATCAAGAAGAGAAGAATTATCATCAGCAGGAGCAGTTCTTGTTGGAGCTTTGGCTCCAGGAGTCAAC GCTCCTACTTGGAATACACTAAAGATTGCATTTTTAATGCTGGTCTTGTGTCTTGCTGTTATGTTGGGCTTGGCTTTTTCCTCAAGTGACTTTTCGTTGACTCTCCATGTTGCTTTCCTCTTTTTAATAACTGGAACCCTCTTCATACTCCTTAGCAG GTTTCTAGCAGAGACTGGGTTTGTTTCCGTGGAACATCAAATGGAGGAAATAGGCTTAGCAACCAGAGATGAAGATACAAGCAAGAAGACCAGTTGA